The following coding sequences are from one Bos mutus isolate GX-2022 chromosome 22, NWIPB_WYAK_1.1, whole genome shotgun sequence window:
- the CRIPTO gene encoding protein Cripto — translation MERFSYSVILIMAFSRALELGLVAGLGDLELARPSQGELAFRDDGLWSQEEPAIRHQPSQFVASMGIQKSKELNRTCCLNGGTCMLGSFCACPPSFYGRNCEHDSRKENCGSVPHDTWLPRKCSMCKCWHGQLRCFPQSFLPGCDGHVIDEHLTASRTPELTLSACALVLPGICLAIQSYY, via the exons ATGGAGCGCTTCTCTTACAG TGTGATTTTGATCATGGCCTTTTCCAGAGCACTTGAACTGGGATTAGTCGCTG GATTGGGTGACCTTGAACTTGCCCGTCCATCACAGGGAGAGCTGGCCTTCAGAGATGATGGCCTTTGGTCCCAAGAGGAGCCTGCAATTCGTCACCAGCCTTCCCAGTTTGTAGCATCCATGGGAATCCAAAAGA GTAAGGAGCTGAACAGAACCTGCTGTTTGAATGGGGGAACCTGCATGCTGGGATCCTTTTGTGCCTGCCCTCCCTCTTTCTATGGACGCAACTGTGAGCATGACTCTCGCAAAGA GAACTGTGGGTCTGTGCCCCATGACACCTGGCTGCCCAGGAAGTGTTCCATGTGTAAATGCTGGCATGGCCAGCTTCGCTGCTTTCCTCAGTCATTCCTACCTGGTTGTG ACGGCCATGTGATAGATGAGCACCTCACAGCTTCCAGGACTCCAGAATTAACACTGTCTGCGTGTGCTCTTGTGCTACCTGGCATCTGCCTTGCTATACAAAGTTATTATTAA